In the genome of Nocardioides sp. NBC_00368, the window ACGGGATGCCCGCATGGGCAGCGACGACCAGACCTACGGCAATGGCCCGGAGACCTTGGACATCTGTCCGCCATTGCTTGGCTGACATGTGGGGTGCACCTCGTGTGGGGGGTTCGACTGCTTCCATTGCTGGCACCGCGTCGCGGAGGTACGCGAAACGGCGCTCGATGCTTTCACGGACCCTGCCGGGCCGCACATCGAGGGTCGCACACCCACATGTTTGTCTAGCGGATTACTCGCCGATGAACGACATCACGTGCTTGATCCGGGTGTAGTCCTCGAAGCCGTAGACGGAGAGATCCTTGCCGTAGCCGGAGTGCTTGAAGCCACCGTGGGGCATCTCGGAGATGTAGGGGATGTGGGTGTTGATCCACACGACGCCGAAGTCGAGGCGCTTGCTGACCCGCATCGCGGTGCCGTGGTCCCTGGTCCACACGCTCGACCCGAGACCGTAGTCGACGTCGTTGGCGAACCGGAGCGCCTCGACCTCGTCGGCGAACCGCTGCACGGTGATCACCGGGCCGAAGATCTCGTTCTGGATCTGCTCGTCGTCCTGGCGCAGGCCGGCCAGGACCGTGGGCTGGTAGAAGTAGCCGTTCTCACCGCCCTCCACCCGTGCCGGCGCTCCCCCGGCCGCGATCGTGGCATGGTCCGGGAGTCGCTCGACCATGCCTGCGACCCGGGCGAGCTGTCCCGGGTTGTTGAGCGCACCCACGTCGCGGTTGTCGGCGGGGAGGCCGACGGTGGTGTTGCGGGCCGCCTCGGCCAGGGCGGCGACGAACTCGTCGTGGACGCCTGCCTGCACCAGCACCCGGGTCGCGGCCGTGCAGTCCTGACCGGCGTTGAAGTAGCCGGCCGCGGCGATGCCCGCGACCGCCTTGTCGATGTCGGCGTCGTCGAAGACGATCACCGGCGCCTTGCCGCCGAGCTCGAGGTGGACCCGCTTCACGTCGGCCGCCGCGGTCGCGGCGACCTCCATGCCGGCGCGCACCGAGCCGGTGATGGCGACCATCTGCGGAGTCTTGTGGCGGATCAGCGCGCGGCCGGTGTCGCGGTCACCGGTGACGAGGTTGAGCACGCCGGGTGGCAGGAACTCCTGGGCCAGCTCGGCCAGCAGGGACGAGCTGGCCGGGGTGGTGTCGGAGGGCTTGAGCACGACGGTGTTGCCGGCGGCGAGCGCGGGCGCGATCTTCCACGACATCATCGCGAGCGGGTAGTTCCAGGGCGTGACCTGCCCGATCACGCCGATCGGCTCGCGGCGGATCCAGGAGGTGTGGTCCGGCAGGTATTCACCGGCGCTCTTCCCCTCCAGCGTCCGCGCGGCGCCTGCGAAGAAGCGGAGGTGGTCGATCGTCGGGGGCAGCTCCTCCTCCAGGGTCAGCTGGTAGGGCTTGCCGGTGTCCTTGACCTCCACCGCGGTCAGCTCCTCGGCCCGCGCCTCCATCGCGTCCGCGATCCGGAGCAGGGCCAGGCTGCGCTCCTGGGGCGTGGTCTCACCCCAGGTCTCGAAGGCCGATGCGGCGGCTGCGTACGCCTTGTCGACGTCGGTCTCGGTCGACATCGGGGCCTGGGCGTAGACCTCACCGGTGGCGGGGTCGACGACGTCGTACGTCGCGGCGTCGGCGGCCCCGCACAGCTCGCCGCCGATCACGTTCCTGAAGATCTGGTCAGCCATGCGGTAGAGACTAACTCCTTCCTGTAACAGGGATGTCACAACTGAATCCGAAGTGATATTCGCACTTTGGAACGGATTCGCTTGCGAAAGCGAGATGCGGTAGGTGACCATGGAGTCATGACCGGCAACCACGAGCAGCTGCAGCGCGACGCCAAGGACCATCTCTGGATGCACTTCACGCGGCATTCGAGCTACGCCGAGGCGGATGTGCCGATCATCGCCCGGGGCGAGGGTGCCTACATCTACGACATCGAGGGCAACCGCTACCTCGACGGCCTCGCCGGCCTCTTCGTCACCCAGGTCGGCCACGGGCGCGCCGAGCTCGCCGACGCCGGCGCGGCGCAGGCCAAGCAGCTGGCCTTCCACCCGCTGTGGTCCTACGCGCACGAGCCGGCGATCGAGCTGGCCGCGCGGCTGGCCTCGCTCGCTCCCGGTGACCTCAACCGGGTCTTCTTCACCAACTCCGGCTCCGAGGCCATCGAGACCGCGTGGAAGCTCGCCAAGAACTACTTCAAGCTGCGCGGTAAGCCGGGCAAGCACAAGGTGATCGGGCGCAACATCGCCTACCACGGCACCACCCACGGGGCGCTGTCGATCACCGGGCTGGCCGACATCAAGGCGCCGTTCGAGCCGCTGGTCCCCTCGACCTTCCGGGTGCCGAACACCAATATCTACCGGGCCCACGAGATCACCGGCGGGCTGATGGACGGGAGCGACCCGGAGGCGTTCGGCCGCTGGTGCGCCGACCAGATCGACGTCGCGATCCGCGCCGAGGGTGCCGACACCGTGGCCGCGGTCTTCCTGGAACCGGTGCAGAACTCGGGCGGCTGCTTCCCGCCTCCCCCGGGCTACTTCCAGCGGGTGCGGGAGATCTGCGACGAGCACGACGTGCTCCTCGTCTCCGACGAGGTCATCTGCGCCTACGGGCGGCTGGGCACGATGTTCGGCGCGGAGCGGTTCGGCTACGTCCCCGACATGATCACCTCAGCGAAGGGGCTGACGTCGGGCTACGCACCGCTGGGCGCCACGATCATCTCCGACCGGCTGATGGAGCCCTTCCTGACCGGTGACGAGACGTTCTACCACGGCTACACGTTCGGCGGTCACCCCGTCTCCACCGCGGTGGCGATGGCCAACCTCGACCTCTTCGAGGCGGAGGACCTGCTCGGCAACGTACGCCGCAACGAGGCCGCCTTCCGCGCCACGCTGGAGAAGCTGAAGGACCTGCCGGTCGTCGGCGACGTACGCGGCACCGGCTACTTCTACGGCATCGAGCTGGTCAAGGACCGCGAGACTCGCGAGACGTTCACCGCGGAGGAGTGCGAGCGGATCCTCTACGGGTACGTCTCCAAGGCGCTGTGGTCCGAGGGCCTCTACTGCCGCGCCGACGACCGCGGCGAGCCCGTCATCCAGCTCTCCCCGCCGCTCACCGTTGGCCAGGCCGAGTTCGACGAGATGGAGCAGATCCTGCGCCGGGTGCTCGAGAAGGCCTCGACGATGCTCTGACCCGGGTCAGCGCTGGCTCAGCTGTCCTGGATGGGCGGCCACGGCGACTGCTCCTCGAGGGCATAGGCGAGCTCGAGAAGCGTCCGCTCGTCCCCGTACGCCGCGGAGACCTGCACCCCGATCGGCAGCCCCTCCTCGCTGAGCGCCATCGGCAGCGAGATCGCCGGCGCACCGGTGATGTTCTGCAGCGGCGTGAACGCGACGTGCCGCCGCAGCCGGTCGACCAGATCTTCGAACGGGACGTTCGGGGAGAGGTGACCCAACGGCGGGGTGACCCCGGCGACGACCGGGCACAGGACGACGTCGTGATGGTCGAAGACGGCCGCGTACGCCGCCGCGGCCCGGCGCAGGCGGTGCAGCGCGGCCGGCGTCCGGCGCCAGCCACCGGAGGTGAAGCTGCGACGAAGGCCGCCGGTGAGCCCGTCGAGGCGGGTGGCGTCGAGGGTCCGGTCGATGGTCAGACGGCCCAGGTTGCCGGCGAGGAAGGCGAGCAGGCCCCAGTACTCGAGAAAGTCGTCGCCGAAGCGCGCGTCGACGGGGATCGGAACGGGCTCGACCGTGTGGCCCTGCTCCTCGAGCAGGGTGGCCGTCTTCTCCACCGCCGCCTTCGTCGGGGTGTCCACGACGGCGTCGGTCACCGACTCCATGATCATCGCGACCCGCAGCCGACGCCGCGCGGGCCCCTCGATCAGGCCGAGCGGCGGAAGGGCCGGGTTGCGCCAGTGCCGCTCGAGCGCCGCATGGAAGGCCGCGGTGTCCCGGACGGTGCGGGTCAGCACGCCTTCGCTGACCATGTTGATCGGCAAGGTGCGGGCCATCTCGCCGTCGATGTGCCGGCCGCGGCTGGGCTTGAGCCCGACGAGACCGGCAGCCGCGGCGGGGATCCGGATCGACCCGCCGCCGTCGTTGGCGTGCGCGACCGGGACCGCTCCGGCCGCAACCATGGCCGCCGCGCCACCGGAGGATGCCCCGACGGAGTGCTGGGTGTTCCACGGGTTGGTCGTCGGCGGTCCGCTGCGGAACTCCGTGGTCGCGTTGAGCCCGAACTCCGGCATCCGGCTCTTGCCCAGCACCGTCATCCCGGTGCTGAGGAACTGAGTCGTGTAGCGCCCGTCGCGGGTGGCCGGGCGCGCCCGGAAAGCCTCCGATCCGTGGTTGGTCGGCATCCCGAGCAGGTCGGTGTTGTCCTTGAGCAGGGTCGGGACGCCGTGCAGGAGGCCGCTCGCGTCCACGGCGCGGCGGGGCGCGTCGTAGGCCTCGTACGCCATCGCGTGCAGCTCCGGGGCCACCTCGCGCAACCGGGAGACCGCCGCCGACTCGACCTCCGCCGCGCTCAGCTCACCGGACCGGACCAGACGGGCGAGCTCGACGGCGTCGTGGTCGCCGAGGGCGTCGTCGGCGAAGGCGTGTACGCGGGTCGGTGCGGTCATGTCGAACAGCGTGCTGGATCCGCCCCCAAAAGTCTAGAAGATCTTCCAGACTTTCGATCTGCCCTCGTGAAACACTCTGCCCATGAAGCGACGGCACGGCGACAGCGCCAGGCAGCGACGCGACGCCCTCGTCCGCGCCACGATCGAGGTGGCCGCGGAGAAGGGCATGGCGGGAGTCACCCACCGTGCGGTCACCGAGCGGGCCGGGCTTCCGCTGGCGACCGTCGGCTACTTCTTCGACTCGATCTCCGACCTGGCCGCCGAGGCGCTGCGTACCGGCGTGGCCGAGGACGTCGCCCGGCTGCGTACGCTCGCCGACGAGCTCGCCGAGACCTCGCCCGGCACCGACGTGATGGCGGAGGCGTTCGCGGCGGCGCTGATCTCGCCGCCGACCGACTCGCTCGCGTTCCTCGAGGGGCTGCTCCACGCCGCCCGCGACCCCCAGTTCGGCCCGGTCGTGGCCGAGGTGCTCACCGCCGGCCGCGACGTCGCGGACCGTGCGGCGACCGTCGCCGGAGCGACCCGGACCGATCCCGGCTCCCTGCTCGCGCTCGTGCACGGCTATCTGCTGCACGCTCTCGCGGCCCCCGAGCTGGTCGAGCCCGACAGCCTGCTACGCGGGCTGCGTGCCCTCGTGATCGGCACTCTGGTCGAGAGCGGCGAGGTCGAGGTCGCTCTACGCCTTGCCGGCCGCGGGTCAGCCGACGACGCGTACCTCGCTCCCTAGGACCGCGCCGTCCTGGAGGGTCAGGTGGTCGCCGGACCAGAACCGACCCGGGTCGTAGTAGTTGGTGGGCCGCTCGTCGTCGAGCAGCCCCATCTCCTGGTAGGTGGCCGCGACGACCTCGGCGCAGTAGACCTGCTCGATGCCGGCCTTCGAGCGGACCCTCCCCCGGGCCCAGCGCCCGGCCAGGTTCACCGTCGAGGGGAACGGGGTGCCGTCGAGGCGCGCGATCGTGCGGAGCAGGGCATCCTCGCGCTCGCGGTCGATGTCGGCGGTGAGCTGGCGCAGCCAGACCTGCTGCTCGTAGCGGCCGGCCCACTGCTCGACCGCGGCCCGCAGGTCATGGAGCTGTACGCCGCGGTGATGGGTGCCGGTGTAGAGGTCGAGCAGCCCCTTGCCGAGCTCGGCGTGCCACATCAGCGGCGGCAGGTCGTCGAGCACGACCGCCATCCCGACATGGTTGACCGGGGCGTTGCTGAGCATCCTGATCGCCCGGTCGGCGACCGACCGGCCGCGGAAGAGCCACAGATCGCCGGTCCGGGTCTGGTCCACGGCGTCTTCGAGGGAGATAGTGGTCTCGTCAGACATCTTGAGCAGGGGGTCCTCAATGGGTTTGGGCAGTGCACGCGTGTGGAAGATCGTCGGTCTCGCCGGTCTGGCCGGAGTCACCGCGACAGGCGTCATCATCGCGCGCAACCACCGTCAGCGTACGCAGCGCACGCCGGAGGAGATCCACGCCAAGCTCCGCGAGCGGGTCGCGGCTGCGCAGAACGCGGCCTGAGCGCGTCGCAGGGATACCCGGTCAACCGGGTATCCCTGCACTTCTCAGGCAATGCAACACCTGAGAAGTGCAGGAACTGCCTGTACGCGGTGATTGATGAGGCTCGAGTGACTCGCGCCTAGGAGTCGAAGCCGAGCCCGAGCCGATCCATCGTCCGCAGGAACAGGTCGCGCCGGCCGCCGTCGGCGTCCGCCTTGCCGAGCGAGCGCACCATCATCGAGATCCCCGCGTAGCGCGCGGGCTCGGGCGGGAACGGCAGCGGCTTGGAGCGCACCATCTCCAGCGACGTACGCTCCGTCTGCTCACCGCTGAGCAGGTCGAGCATCACCTGGGCACCGAAGCGGGTGGCCCCGACGCCGAGACCGGTGTAGCCCAGCGCGTAGGCGACGCGGCCGGCGTACGCCTTGCCGAAGAAGGCCGAGAAGCGGGTGCAGGTGTCGATGACACCGGCCCAGCGGTGGGTGAAGCGCAGCCCCTCGAGCTGCGGGAACGTCTCGAAGAAGTGGCTCGCGAGCTTGTCGTGGGTCTCACCCGTCTCCAGCTCCGGCGAGATCTTCGAGCCGAAGTGGTAGATCGCGTCGTAGCCGCCCCACAGGATCCGGTTGTCCCTGGTCAGCCGGTAGTAGTGGAAGTGGTTGGCGGAGTCGCTGACTCCCTGCCGGTTGGCCCAGCCGATGGCGTCCATCTGCGCCGGTGAGAGCGGCTCGGTCATGAGTACGTAGTCGTAGACCGGCACCGTCATCATCTTCAGCCGCCGCAGCAACGGCGGGAAGGCGTTCGTAGCCAGTGCCACCCGCCCGGCCCGCACCGACCCGGTGAGGGTCGAGACCCGCATCCCGGCACCGTCGCGGGCGAGACCGGTGGCCGCGGAGCCCTCGTGGATCACCACGCCGGCGTCGAGGCATGCCTGCCGCAGCCCCCAGGCCAGCCGCGCCGGCTCGACGGTGGCGGTGTCGCCGAGCACCTCCAGCCCGCCGAGGAAGGTCGGCGAGTCGAGCTCGGCCCGCGTCCCCGCCTGGTCCAGCAGCCGGTGCTTGATGCCGTGCTCGGTCAGCGCCGCGGACCACTCGGCGAGGTCGTCGACCTCATGGGGCCGGGTGGCGACGTTGAGGGCGCCGGTGAGCTGCCAGTCGCAGTCGATGCCGTGCTCCTGGATGGTCGCGGCCATCTCGTCGAGATTCTGCTGGCCGAGCCGGTCCAGGGTCGCGAGCTCGTCGGGCCAGCGCTCCAGACCGTTCCAGAAGCCGTGGGTCAAGGACGCCTCGGCGAAACCGCCGTTGCGTCCCGAGGCCTGATCGCCGCAGCGGCCGGCCTCGAGCACCACCACCGACCGCGACGGAAACCGCACCCGGGCCAGCAGCGCCGTCCACAGCCCCGAGTAGCCGCCTCCGACGACCACCAGATCCGCCGACTCCACGCCGAGCAGCGGCGGTAGCGGAGCGGGTCGCGCAGGGTCGTCGAGCCAGTAGACGGCGGGCTTCGCATCGGTCAGCGACACATGGTTCACGACGCCCACTATGACAACTCCGGAGGCCTTCAGCCACACAGAATGTACGGAATCATGGAAATTGTTCGTTACACACGACGGATTTCGTTGCATCCGGCGAAGGCAAGCAGGTTGACTGGGCGCCATGACCACTCGCAAGCGCAACGGGGGCGCTCACCTCGACGAGGTCAACAAGCTGATCATCGAGCAGCTCCAGCAGGACGGCCGGCGCAGCTACGCCGCCATCGGCAAGGAGGTCGGCCTCAGTGAGGCCGCGGTGCGCCAGCGGGTGCAGCGCCTGGTCGACAGCGGCGTCATGCAGGTCGTCGCGGTCACCGACCCGCTCGAGCTCGGCTTCGCTCGGCAGGCCATGATCGGCGTACGCACCTCCGGACCCATCGAGGGCATCGCCGACGAGCTCGGCAAGCTCGACGAGGTCGACTACATCGTCATCACCGCCGGCTCCTACGACCTCCTCGTCGAGGTCGTGGCCGAGAGCGACGAGGCGCTCCTCAACCTCGTCTCCAGCAAGATCCGCGCCATCGAGGGCGTGGTGAGCACCGAGACGTTCATGTACCTCCACCTGCACAAGCAGACCTACGCCTGGGGCGTTCGGTGAGTGACTACGCCGGCATCAGCCTGTGGCACGAGACCGCGGGCGAGGACTGGGAGCCGCGTCCCGCGCTGATGGGCGACCTCGAGGTAGACGTCGCGATCGTCGGCGCCGGCTACACCGGCCTGTGGACGGCCTACTACCTGGCCGAGGCCAGACCCGACCTGAAGGTCGCGATCCTCGAGGCCGAGGTCGCCGGCTTCGGCGCCTCCGGCCGCAACGGCGGCTGGTGCTCGGCCCTCTTCCCCGCCTCGCTCGACAAGGTGGCGGCGGGCTCGAGCCGCGAGGCCGCGCTCGCCCAGGACCGGGCGATGCGGGAGACCGTGGACGAGGTGATTCGCGTGGCGGCGGCGGAGGGCATCGACGCCGACATCGCCAAGGGCGGCACGGTCGTCGTGGCGCGCACGCCCGCCCAGCTCGAGCGCGCCCGGCACGAGGTCGAGCACGCCCGCTCCTGGGGCCTCGGCGAGGCCGAGCTCTCGCTCCTGGACCAGGAGGCCGCCGAGAAGCGGCTCGCGGCGACCGGCACCCTCGGCGCCACCTACACCCCCGACTGCGCCGCGATCCACCCGGCCAAGCTCGTCCGCGGGCTCGCCCGCGCCGTCGAGGCCCGCGGAGTCACGATCTACGAGCAGACCCGGGTCACCTCGATCGAGCCGCACCTGCTGCGGACCGAACGCGACGTGGTCAGCGCCGACGTCGTCGTACGCGCCACCGAGGGCTACACCCCGACGCTGGCCGGTCTCGAGCGCGAGGTCATCCCGGTCCGCTCCCTCATCGTCGCCACCGAGCCGCTCACCGACCTGGTCTGGGCGAGCATCGGCCTGGAGGAGCGCGAGACCTTCTCCGACGGCCGCCACCTGCTGATCTACGGGCAGCGCACCGCGGACGACCGGCTCGTCTTCGGCGGGCGGGGCGCTCCGTACTCCTTCGGCTCGAAGATCACCCACGCCGACTCCTCCGACCTTCGCACCCACCGTCGCCTGCAGGAGACCCTGGTCGAGCTGTTCCCGGCCGTACGCGGCCACAGCATCACCCACCGGTGGGGCGGGGTCCTCGGCATCCCGCGCGACTGGCACGCCTCGGTGGGCTACGACCCCGCCAACGGGATCGCCCACGCCGGCGGCTACGTCGGCGACGGCGTGGCGACCACCAACCTCGCCGGCCGTACGCTGCGTGACCTGATCCTCGGCACCGACTCCGACCTCACCGTCCTCCCCTGGGTCGGCCACGTCTCCCCGCGCTGGGAACCGGAACCGCTGCGGTGGCTCGGCGTCAACGCCGGCCTGCGCGCCATGACCGTGGCCGACGTGGAGGAGACCGCCACCGGCAAGGGATCCCTGGTCGCCCGGGCCGTCGCGCCGCTCGTCGGCGGTCACTGACCCTGACCGAATAAACCTGTTGCGTACGCCGGTCGCGGTCCTCCACCATGGACCGCGACCGGCGTTCTCGTCCACGAGGCGCACTGATCGAGAGGAGCAGACCGATGACTGTCGTTGTCCTGTGCCTGCCCACAGACCACATCTCTCGTATCAGGAGCACCCGAAGTGACTCAGGAGAACATCTCCGCTGATCCCGCCGTATCCGACTCTCTGGCAGGGATCGACCCGAATTTCGTCTTCGACTTCCAGGCCTACGACGACCTCGAGGACGGACAGCGCTGGTCCACCTGGCTCTCCGTAGAGCCGCTCTCCCGTGGACCGGAGCCGCGCCCGGACTGGGTGGTGACCTCTCAGGGCGCCATCGACACCGAGCTCGGCATTCTCAAGACCGGCAAGGAGGCCGACGCCTTCCTGATCGTGCGCGCCGACCCGCTCGTTCCCGAGCAGGAGGCGCTGATGGTCGCCAAGCGCTATCGCGACACCGACCACCGCACCTTCCACCGGGCCGCGAGCTACACCGAGGGCCGTTCGGTCAAGCGCTCCCGTGACGAGCGCGCGCTGAAGAAGAACTCGACGTTCGGCCGCGAGGTCGCCAAGGCCGAGTGGGCCAACGCCGAGTGGAACGCGCTCGTACGCTGCTGGAACCTCGGCCTTCCGGTCCCCTATCCGGTGCAGATCGACGGGACCGAGATCCTGATGGAGTGGATCGCGGTCGACGACGGCAACGGCGAGCTGGAGACGGCGCCGCGTCTCGCGCAGACCCGCCCCGAGCGCCACGTCCTGGAGATGTGGTGGGACGGGCTGGTCGAGGCGCTGGCCACGATGGTGCAGGCGGGCCTGGTCCACGGTGACCTCTCGCCCTACAACATCCTGGCCCAGCAGGACCGGCTCGTGATCATCGACCTCCCCCAGATCATCGACCTCGTCGGCAATCCGCTGGGTTTCGACTTCCTGCTGCGCGACATCACCAATGTCGCGAAGTGGTTCCAGGCCAGGGGCCTGGAGGTCGATGAGCAGGAGGTCTACGCCGACCTGATGGCGCACGCCTTCTGAATCCGCTCGTGTGATGCCAGGAGCGACCTGAACATCGCTCCTGGCATCACACCGCGGTGGCTCAGGCGAGCGAACAGACCTTGGGAGCCCCTCTGAAGAAGAGGCGTCCCAGAATCACGTCGCCGAGCAGCTGTGTGCGCATCTTGACGCCTGAGGGATGCACGAGGTCGGCGGATTCGAAGTCGGGGTTGGCCGCGCTGACCATGCCGTTCAGATTCTCACGCTTGCTGATCCGCCATCCGTGCTCGACGAGGTGGTCGAGGATCTCGACATACCCGACAGCCGCTGGCCGGCTCACCTCGTCGTAGGCAACGGGTTCCGTCGCCTTCCACTCGAACCACGCCTCCGCCTGGACCAGCCGTCCGTCCGACGAGTCGTAGCCGCACTCCCCGACGTCGGCGTCACGCGTCCAGCGCAGACCTTCCGGCGTCGGAATCGCGTTGACCTGCTCCAGATGCGGCGCGAGCCGCTCCCGTCGCGCATCGAGCGCCTTCTCGTCGGTGACGATCTCAGGTGTGCTGTCAGCAGCCAGCTCCCGGATGGCGATCCCGGCCATGAGCAGACAGACGCACAAGACCACAAGACCGACGCCGATCTCCACCAGCACCGGGTGGGAGCGTGCCACCCGGCGGAACCTCGCCAGCGACACCCGACCACCTCCCTACCGGCAGCCCGATGTCGGGCCGTGTGCAGACGATATCCCCACTGCCGGTCGGTAGGTTGATCTCATGAAGCATCACCGGGGACGGCACGTCGACATCGAGTCCGTCGCGGAGCTGGACGGGCACCTGGCGGCCGGGGCGGACAGCCTGAAGGGATGGCGGCTGCGGGCACTGGATCTGAGCTCGCGCTCTGCCACGCTGCGCGAGACCGAGCTCGCCGGGGCGACGTTCCTCGGGTGCACGTTCGCCCCCGGGGACGTCGACTACGCCGAGGACGAGGGTGCGCTGGTCATGCCGGTGATCCCGGAGGCACCGGTCGACGTCTACCGCTCCCGGCTCTACACGCCCGAGGAGCTCTACGACGACCCGATCTACGCCCGGAGCCTCGACGCGAAGGCGTACGCCTGGCTGCAGCAGCCGCTCGACGCCGACGACGAGCTGGCGATCACCTTGCACGACCATGCGATCGACTCCGCACTCGAGGCGTGGGTGCGCGCACGACGCGACGAGGGGACGCGGATCGTCGGGATGATGGGCGGGCACGCGCTGCACCGGGATGAGGAGGCGTACGCGACCGCTGCCCGCCTGGCCCAGCACCTGGCGAGCCGCCACGTGGTCGCGACGGGTGGCGGCCCCGGGGCGATGGAGGCCGCCAACCTCGGCGCCTTCCTCGCCGGGGCACCGAAGACGGCCCTGGATGACGCGCTCGAGTCGCTGGCCACGGTGCCGTCGTTCCGGCCCTCGATCCGGGCCTGGGCACAGGTGGCCCTCGACGTACGCAACCAGGTCGAGGGCAGGCCCGGTCGGTCGTTGGGGATCCCGACGTGGCACTACGGCCACGAGCCGCCCAACGTGTTCGCCGGCGCGATCGCGAAGTACTTCCGCAACGCCACCCGCGAGGCGGTGCTGCTGGAGGTCTGCGACGGCGGGATCGTGTTCCTGCCAGGCGCCGGCGGCACCGTGCAAGAGGTCTTCCAGGACGCCTGCGAGAACTACTACGCCGACATCAGCGCGGTCGCGCCGATGGTGCTGGTCGGTCGGCGCTACTGGACCGAGGAGCTGCCGGTCTGGCCGCTCCTGCAGGCGCTCGCCCGTGGCCGTGCGATGGAGGACCACGTCCACCTCGTCGACACCGCCGAGGAGGTCCTCGAGGTCATCGCAGCCGGCGTGACCGGATGACGTCGCGGTAGTGGTCGACGAGGGCCGCGTTGACCGCGCCCCAGGACTTGTGCGCGACGCTCTTGCGGGCCTCGCGTCCCATCCGCAGCCGCAGCTGCGGGTCGTTGTGGAGCAGCGCGACATGTGAGCCGAGGTCGTCGCGGCTGCCGGGCTCGTAGAAGAACCCGGTCACGCCCTCGGCGACCAGGTCCAGCGGCCCGCCGGAGCGCGGCGCCACCACGGGGACGCCGGAGGCGAGCGCCTCCTGGACCGCCTGGCAGAACGTCTCGTGGGAGCCGGTGTGCACGAACACGTCGAGCGAGGCGTACGCAGCCCCCAGCTCCTCCCCCTGCAGCACGCCCAGGAAGGTCGCCTTCGGGAGCAGCTGGCGCAGCTCACGCTCCTGGGGGCCACCGCCCACGAGCACGACGCTGTACGCCGGGTTGTGCGCCAGCGCGGCCAGCAGGTGCAACTCCTTCTCCTGGGCGAGGCGGCCGACGTACCCGACGATCGTCTCGCCGTTGGGCGCGAGCCGGGCGCGCAGGTCGTGGTCGACGCGGCTCGGGTGGAACAGCTCGACGTCGACACCACGCGGCCACAGGCCGGTGCGCTGCACGCCGAGGCCCTCGAGCTGGGTGAGGGCCGAGGAGCTCGGTGCCAGGGTGCGGTCGGCGGCCGAGTGGGCCTGCCGGGTGAGCATTGCGGCGGCCTGTGGGCCACCGACCGCCTTGTACTTGTCCCAGAAGCCCACCAGATCGGTCTGGTAGATCGCTAC includes:
- a CDS encoding serine protein kinase RIO, translating into MTQENISADPAVSDSLAGIDPNFVFDFQAYDDLEDGQRWSTWLSVEPLSRGPEPRPDWVVTSQGAIDTELGILKTGKEADAFLIVRADPLVPEQEALMVAKRYRDTDHRTFHRAASYTEGRSVKRSRDERALKKNSTFGREVAKAEWANAEWNALVRCWNLGLPVPYPVQIDGTEILMEWIAVDDGNGELETAPRLAQTRPERHVLEMWWDGLVEALATMVQAGLVHGDLSPYNILAQQDRLVIIDLPQIIDLVGNPLGFDFLLRDITNVAKWFQARGLEVDEQEVYADLMAHAF
- a CDS encoding glycosyltransferase family 4 protein, encoding MSISLDRVPMVAANSEPLRVLIVTESFLPQVNGVTNSVRRVLEHLAVDGHTVEVVAPTGPTEYAGFPVTRTRGATFWVYKDFRVGLETRRKLRAVMRRFAPDVIHVASPALLGRQAVLVAKELGIPSVAIYQTDLVGFWDKYKAVGGPQAAAMLTRQAHSAADRTLAPSSSALTQLEGLGVQRTGLWPRGVDVELFHPSRVDHDLRARLAPNGETIVGYVGRLAQEKELHLLAALAHNPAYSVVLVGGGPQERELRQLLPKATFLGVLQGEELGAAYASLDVFVHTGSHETFCQAVQEALASGVPVVAPRSGGPLDLVAEGVTGFFYEPGSRDDLGSHVALLHNDPQLRLRMGREARKSVAHKSWGAVNAALVDHYRDVIRSRRLR
- a CDS encoding LOG family protein, encoding MKHHRGRHVDIESVAELDGHLAAGADSLKGWRLRALDLSSRSATLRETELAGATFLGCTFAPGDVDYAEDEGALVMPVIPEAPVDVYRSRLYTPEELYDDPIYARSLDAKAYAWLQQPLDADDELAITLHDHAIDSALEAWVRARRDEGTRIVGMMGGHALHRDEEAYATAARLAQHLASRHVVATGGGPGAMEAANLGAFLAGAPKTALDDALESLATVPSFRPSIRAWAQVALDVRNQVEGRPGRSLGIPTWHYGHEPPNVFAGAIAKYFRNATREAVLLEVCDGGIVFLPGAGGTVQEVFQDACENYYADISAVAPMVLVGRRYWTEELPVWPLLQALARGRAMEDHVHLVDTAEEVLEVIAAGVTG
- a CDS encoding NAD(P)/FAD-dependent oxidoreductase, translated to MSDYAGISLWHETAGEDWEPRPALMGDLEVDVAIVGAGYTGLWTAYYLAEARPDLKVAILEAEVAGFGASGRNGGWCSALFPASLDKVAAGSSREAALAQDRAMRETVDEVIRVAAAEGIDADIAKGGTVVVARTPAQLERARHEVEHARSWGLGEAELSLLDQEAAEKRLAATGTLGATYTPDCAAIHPAKLVRGLARAVEARGVTIYEQTRVTSIEPHLLRTERDVVSADVVVRATEGYTPTLAGLEREVIPVRSLIVATEPLTDLVWASIGLEERETFSDGRHLLIYGQRTADDRLVFGGRGAPYSFGSKITHADSSDLRTHRRLQETLVELFPAVRGHSITHRWGGVLGIPRDWHASVGYDPANGIAHAGGYVGDGVATTNLAGRTLRDLILGTDSDLTVLPWVGHVSPRWEPEPLRWLGVNAGLRAMTVADVEETATGKGSLVARAVAPLVGGH